In Paraburkholderia youngii, the genomic stretch ACACATCCTCTTACCTTCCAATTAGCATCTGCTTCCGGTGCCATTCATCAGACTTGCGGGTAGCTTCGCTGCGGATGTCGACAGCTTCGAGCTGGATGGAAAGTTGCGGGTGATAAATTTGGAACGGGCCAACCGGGCCAAAATGGGGTCGGTGCTCGCGGTGCCACAGGCGACGGAGGGACGATCATGGCGAAGCTGCGCATTGCGACGTTCAACATCAACGGAATCCGCTCGCGCCAGGCGGCGCTTTTTCAATGGCTCGAGCGCGAGGCGCCGGACGTCGTGTGTCTGCAGGAACTGAAGGCGGTGGATAGCGCGTTTCCCGTCGACGCCTTGCGCGAAGCCGGTTATGGCGCCGTCTGGCAAGGCCAGAGCGCATGGAATGGCGTGGCGATTCTGGCCAAAGGCGAAGCGCCGCTCGAGCGGCGGCGCGGTCTGCCCGGTTTCGAAGACGACACGCATAGCCGCTACATCGAGGCCGCGGTCGGCGGCGTGCTGATCGTGTGTCTGTACCTGCCGAACGGCAATCCGCAGCCGGGCCCCAAGTTCGACTACAAGCTCGCGTGGTTCGATCATCTGATCGCGCATGCGGCGCAGCTCTACGAGAGCGGCCACCCGGTCGTGATCGCCGGCGACTTCAACGTCGTGCCGACCGACGAAGACATCTACAACCCGCGCTCGTGGCTAAAGGATGCG encodes the following:
- the xth gene encoding exodeoxyribonuclease III, with protein sequence MAKLRIATFNINGIRSRQAALFQWLEREAPDVVCLQELKAVDSAFPVDALREAGYGAVWQGQSAWNGVAILAKGEAPLERRRGLPGFEDDTHSRYIEAAVGGVLIVCLYLPNGNPQPGPKFDYKLAWFDHLIAHAAQLYESGHPVVIAGDFNVVPTDEDIYNPRSWLKDALLQPESRERYRKLLAQGWTDALRTHFGDERVYTFWDYFRRHWDTNSGLRIDHLLLSADLAPRLRDAGVDRWVRGEPHASDHAPAWIELEMGAGRKKKSG